Proteins encoded by one window of Lasioglossum baleicum chromosome 4, iyLasBale1, whole genome shotgun sequence:
- the Btk29a gene encoding tyrosine-protein kinase Btk29A isoform X7 — MMVISALKHVANAATNAVHSATNSTAGHGHANSGTPSTPIMPGGTPGTPSSKTKDKIMMRTKVVVALYPFRAIEGGDLSLEKGAEYEVLDDSQEHWWKVKDEHGSIGYIPSNYVKEKELLGLQKYEWYVGDMSRQRAESLLKQEDKEGCFVVRNSSTKGLYTLSLYTKVPHPHVKHYHIKQNTRGEFYLSEKHCCGSIPDLVNYHKHNSGGLASRLKTSPCDRPVPPTAGLSHDKWEIDPAELHLLEELGSGQFGVVRRGKWRGSIDVAVKMMKEGTMSEDDFIEEAKVMTKLQHQNLVQLYGVCSKDRPIYIVTEYMRHGSLLNYLRRHEATLGANVGLLLDMCIQVCKGMAYLERHNYIHRDLAARNCLVGSENVVKVADFGLARYVLDDQYTSSGGAKFPIKWAPPEVLNYTRFSSKSDVWAYGVLMWEVFTCGKMPYGRLKNTEVVERVQRGVILERPKACFKEVYEVMRKCWAHCPEVRPSFRVLKEQLISVSQGLLND; from the exons GGACCCCCTCGACTCCCATAATGCCAGGAGGAACGCCGGGAACTCCGTCTTCTAAAACAAAG GACAAAATAATGATGAGAACGAAGGTGGTGGTGGCTCTGTACCCTTTTCGAGCGATCGAGGGAGGCGATCTTTCTCTCGAAAAG GGCGCCGAGTACGAGGTGCTGGACGATTCTCAGGAGCACTGGTGGAAAGTCAAAGACGAACACGG ATCCATCGGCTACATCCCCAGCAACTATGTCAAAGAGAAAGAGCTGCTGGGTCTCCAGAAATACGA ATGGTACGTGGGCGACATGTCCAGACAACGCGCGGAATCATTGCTCAAACAGGAAGACAAGGAAGGCTGCTTCGTTGTCCGCAACTCTTCTACCAAAGGGCTCTACACGCTTTCCCTCTACACTAAAGT CCCGCATCCTCACGTGAAGCACTATCACATCAAGCAGAACACCAGAGGAGAATTTTATTTGTCGGAGAAGCACTGCTGCGGCTCCATACCAGATTTAGTCAACTACCACAAGCACAATAGCGGAGGCTTGGCTAGCAGATTGAAGACCAGCCCTTGCGATCGCCCTGTACCACCGACTGCTGGCCTTAGTCATG ATAAGTGGGAGATTGATCCAGCCGAGCTGCATTTGTTGGAGGAGCTTGGATCCGGACAGTTCGGAGTAGTTCGCAGAGGCAAATGGCGTGGCTCCATAGACGTTGCTGTCAAGATGATGAAAGAGGGCACTATGTCCGAAGACGATTTCATTGAGGAAGCTAAAGTGATGAC GAAACTTCAGCATCAGAACTTGGTTCAGCTGTACGGTGTTTGCAGTAAAGACAGGCCAATATACATTGTTACCGAGTACATGCGACACGGATCTCTCCTCAACTACCTCCGTCGCCATGAAGCAACATTAGGAGCGAATGTTGGTCTTCTGTTGGACATGTGCATACAG GTTTGCAAAGGAATGGCTTACTTGGAGAGGCATAACTACATTCACAGAGATCTTGCTGCACGCAACTGTCTGGTTGGCTCCGAAAACGTGGTGAAAGTCGCAGACTTTGGATTGGCAAG GTATGTGCTGGACGATCAGTATACCAGTAGCGGCGGTGCTAAGTTCCCAATCAAGTGGGCGCCACCAGAAGTCTTGAACTACACTCGCTTCAGCTCAAAATCCGATGTCTGGGCATACGGAGTGCTCATGTGGGAGGTGTTCACTTGTGGAAAGATGCCTTATGGTCGCCTAAAGAACACTGAAGTCGTCGAGCGAGTTCAACGTGGTGTGATCCTCGAGAGACCCAAGGCTTGCTTCAAGGAAGTTTATGAG GTGATGCGAAAATGCTGGGCCCACTGCCCCGAGGTCCGACCGTCGTTCCGCGTGTTGAAGGAACAGCTGATCAGCGTGTCTCAGGGTCTGCTCAATGATTGA
- the Btk29a gene encoding tyrosine-protein kinase Btk29A isoform X6, with product MCNYLSTLLAFEALCILGVLANGDTGISDQTLESVFGTPRANLTSRNQGTPSTPIMPGGTPGTPSSKTKDKIMMRTKVVVALYPFRAIEGGDLSLEKGAEYEVLDDSQEHWWKVKDEHGSIGYIPSNYVKEKELLGLQKYEWYVGDMSRQRAESLLKQEDKEGCFVVRNSSTKGLYTLSLYTKVPHPHVKHYHIKQNTRGEFYLSEKHCCGSIPDLVNYHKHNSGGLASRLKTSPCDRPVPPTAGLSHDKWEIDPAELHLLEELGSGQFGVVRRGKWRGSIDVAVKMMKEGTMSEDDFIEEAKVMTKLQHQNLVQLYGVCSKDRPIYIVTEYMRHGSLLNYLRRHEATLGANVGLLLDMCIQVCKGMAYLERHNYIHRDLAARNCLVGSENVVKVADFGLARYVLDDQYTSSGGAKFPIKWAPPEVLNYTRFSSKSDVWAYGVLMWEVFTCGKMPYGRLKNTEVVERVQRGVILERPKACFKEVYEVMRKCWAHCPEVRPSFRVLKEQLISVSQGLLND from the exons GGACCCCCTCGACTCCCATAATGCCAGGAGGAACGCCGGGAACTCCGTCTTCTAAAACAAAG GACAAAATAATGATGAGAACGAAGGTGGTGGTGGCTCTGTACCCTTTTCGAGCGATCGAGGGAGGCGATCTTTCTCTCGAAAAG GGCGCCGAGTACGAGGTGCTGGACGATTCTCAGGAGCACTGGTGGAAAGTCAAAGACGAACACGG ATCCATCGGCTACATCCCCAGCAACTATGTCAAAGAGAAAGAGCTGCTGGGTCTCCAGAAATACGA ATGGTACGTGGGCGACATGTCCAGACAACGCGCGGAATCATTGCTCAAACAGGAAGACAAGGAAGGCTGCTTCGTTGTCCGCAACTCTTCTACCAAAGGGCTCTACACGCTTTCCCTCTACACTAAAGT CCCGCATCCTCACGTGAAGCACTATCACATCAAGCAGAACACCAGAGGAGAATTTTATTTGTCGGAGAAGCACTGCTGCGGCTCCATACCAGATTTAGTCAACTACCACAAGCACAATAGCGGAGGCTTGGCTAGCAGATTGAAGACCAGCCCTTGCGATCGCCCTGTACCACCGACTGCTGGCCTTAGTCATG ATAAGTGGGAGATTGATCCAGCCGAGCTGCATTTGTTGGAGGAGCTTGGATCCGGACAGTTCGGAGTAGTTCGCAGAGGCAAATGGCGTGGCTCCATAGACGTTGCTGTCAAGATGATGAAAGAGGGCACTATGTCCGAAGACGATTTCATTGAGGAAGCTAAAGTGATGAC GAAACTTCAGCATCAGAACTTGGTTCAGCTGTACGGTGTTTGCAGTAAAGACAGGCCAATATACATTGTTACCGAGTACATGCGACACGGATCTCTCCTCAACTACCTCCGTCGCCATGAAGCAACATTAGGAGCGAATGTTGGTCTTCTGTTGGACATGTGCATACAG GTTTGCAAAGGAATGGCTTACTTGGAGAGGCATAACTACATTCACAGAGATCTTGCTGCACGCAACTGTCTGGTTGGCTCCGAAAACGTGGTGAAAGTCGCAGACTTTGGATTGGCAAG GTATGTGCTGGACGATCAGTATACCAGTAGCGGCGGTGCTAAGTTCCCAATCAAGTGGGCGCCACCAGAAGTCTTGAACTACACTCGCTTCAGCTCAAAATCCGATGTCTGGGCATACGGAGTGCTCATGTGGGAGGTGTTCACTTGTGGAAAGATGCCTTATGGTCGCCTAAAGAACACTGAAGTCGTCGAGCGAGTTCAACGTGGTGTGATCCTCGAGAGACCCAAGGCTTGCTTCAAGGAAGTTTATGAG GTGATGCGAAAATGCTGGGCCCACTGCCCCGAGGTCCGACCGTCGTTCCGCGTGTTGAAGGAACAGCTGATCAGCGTGTCTCAGGGTCTGCTCAATGATTGA
- the Btk29a gene encoding tyrosine-protein kinase Btk29A isoform X8, which produces MPGGTPGTPSSKTKDKIMMRTKVVVALYPFRAIEGGDLSLEKGAEYEVLDDSQEHWWKVKDEHGSIGYIPSNYVKEKELLGLQKYEWYVGDMSRQRAESLLKQEDKEGCFVVRNSSTKGLYTLSLYTKVPHPHVKHYHIKQNTRGEFYLSEKHCCGSIPDLVNYHKHNSGGLASRLKTSPCDRPVPPTAGLSHDKWEIDPAELHLLEELGSGQFGVVRRGKWRGSIDVAVKMMKEGTMSEDDFIEEAKVMTKLQHQNLVQLYGVCSKDRPIYIVTEYMRHGSLLNYLRRHEATLGANVGLLLDMCIQVCKGMAYLERHNYIHRDLAARNCLVGSENVVKVADFGLARYVLDDQYTSSGGAKFPIKWAPPEVLNYTRFSSKSDVWAYGVLMWEVFTCGKMPYGRLKNTEVVERVQRGVILERPKACFKEVYEVMRKCWAHCPEVRPSFRVLKEQLISVSQGLLND; this is translated from the exons ATGCCAGGAGGAACGCCGGGAACTCCGTCTTCTAAAACAAAG GACAAAATAATGATGAGAACGAAGGTGGTGGTGGCTCTGTACCCTTTTCGAGCGATCGAGGGAGGCGATCTTTCTCTCGAAAAG GGCGCCGAGTACGAGGTGCTGGACGATTCTCAGGAGCACTGGTGGAAAGTCAAAGACGAACACGG ATCCATCGGCTACATCCCCAGCAACTATGTCAAAGAGAAAGAGCTGCTGGGTCTCCAGAAATACGA ATGGTACGTGGGCGACATGTCCAGACAACGCGCGGAATCATTGCTCAAACAGGAAGACAAGGAAGGCTGCTTCGTTGTCCGCAACTCTTCTACCAAAGGGCTCTACACGCTTTCCCTCTACACTAAAGT CCCGCATCCTCACGTGAAGCACTATCACATCAAGCAGAACACCAGAGGAGAATTTTATTTGTCGGAGAAGCACTGCTGCGGCTCCATACCAGATTTAGTCAACTACCACAAGCACAATAGCGGAGGCTTGGCTAGCAGATTGAAGACCAGCCCTTGCGATCGCCCTGTACCACCGACTGCTGGCCTTAGTCATG ATAAGTGGGAGATTGATCCAGCCGAGCTGCATTTGTTGGAGGAGCTTGGATCCGGACAGTTCGGAGTAGTTCGCAGAGGCAAATGGCGTGGCTCCATAGACGTTGCTGTCAAGATGATGAAAGAGGGCACTATGTCCGAAGACGATTTCATTGAGGAAGCTAAAGTGATGAC GAAACTTCAGCATCAGAACTTGGTTCAGCTGTACGGTGTTTGCAGTAAAGACAGGCCAATATACATTGTTACCGAGTACATGCGACACGGATCTCTCCTCAACTACCTCCGTCGCCATGAAGCAACATTAGGAGCGAATGTTGGTCTTCTGTTGGACATGTGCATACAG GTTTGCAAAGGAATGGCTTACTTGGAGAGGCATAACTACATTCACAGAGATCTTGCTGCACGCAACTGTCTGGTTGGCTCCGAAAACGTGGTGAAAGTCGCAGACTTTGGATTGGCAAG GTATGTGCTGGACGATCAGTATACCAGTAGCGGCGGTGCTAAGTTCCCAATCAAGTGGGCGCCACCAGAAGTCTTGAACTACACTCGCTTCAGCTCAAAATCCGATGTCTGGGCATACGGAGTGCTCATGTGGGAGGTGTTCACTTGTGGAAAGATGCCTTATGGTCGCCTAAAGAACACTGAAGTCGTCGAGCGAGTTCAACGTGGTGTGATCCTCGAGAGACCCAAGGCTTGCTTCAAGGAAGTTTATGAG GTGATGCGAAAATGCTGGGCCCACTGCCCCGAGGTCCGACCGTCGTTCCGCGTGTTGAAGGAACAGCTGATCAGCGTGTCTCAGGGTCTGCTCAATGATTGA